The genomic interval GGAACAAAATCAAATGGAAATCATTCCTTATGCTTCTATTATCAAAAGCTTAATATATGCACAAACTTGTACTAGACCAAACATCATGTTTGTTATCAGTATGTTGGACAAGAATCAAAGTAATCTAAGAATGAATCTTTGGAAAGTTGCAAACAAAGTGTTAAGGTATTTGCAAGGAATGAAGGATTATATGCTTATTTACCGAAAATTTAATCATCTTGAGATGATTGGatattcatattcaaatttcgCCAGGTATGTGGATACCTGAATAATCCacatttgactatttattcctATTATGTGGAGGAAAAATCTCATAGAAAAGTGCAAAGCAGTTTATCATCGTTGCGTCTACTATGAAAGTTGAATTGTAGCATGCATTGAGGCTACAATTCATGTATGATTTATCATTGTGGAACTTTATTTCAGGTCTTGGAATTGTCGACAGTATTGCTAagttattgaaaatttattgtgataattccacagcaatcttcttctctaaaaAACGACAAGTATTCTAATGGtgctaaataaatgaaattaaatacttTGTTGTTAAAGAAGATGTTCAGAAATAAAGGGTGTCAATCGAGTACATTAGCACTAAATTTATGATTGTGGATCCAATGACTAAAGGATTGCCACCAAAGACATTTAATGAACTTGTGGAATGTATGGGCATTAGTGGATACCATTATTGATATTATGATTATGTTACTTAACACTCCGAgctcatttgtttattttttctaattttttcttaCGGTCTTGTTTCTTGTACTTCGTATATACATGAATGAATTGTGTAAATTAAATAGGACATTGTCTTTGATAAAGATACTCATTGTTGGACCATTATGattatctttattatagatcATGTTAGATGAAGAACTAATTCTGTGATACATGGAAATGAGTATATTAATGTAATTATGTATGACCGCCATGATCCTTTAATAGTTTCTTTAACTTGACATTGATATCATGATATGAAGATAAAAATTTCTTCTCTATACATTATGTTTATGAACATATCTGGTAAATAATGTCAAATGGGCCAAGTGGGAgaatattagatttattttatttaaatttaatattattgttaATGCGGCCCATGTACATTATCTACTATTTTATCtttaaacatattattttatTGGGCCAATTAAATGAAAGATATTTCTAAATTAAGTAAAAGATAATTCCCTAAATAAACATTATGATAGGAGGTgtctatataaaaataaaactctAAGGATTGGTCCTCTCTCTTTCTCAtaatgtagtttttttttctccccaTCAAGAAATCTAATTAAGTTCTAAAGGAGTCGAAGAGAGAGAAACACACCCTTCGAATACTATCATCATGGATCAAGGTATGTAATTCTAATATCTATTGTTCGTGAAAATTCTAATTCTAAGATCTTGacatttattgttttatacgATATTAGAGTTTGATTGTATAATCATGGAGTTAAAACTTACATCATCCCTACAAATTTAGTTAAAACTTACATCATTCATATAAATGCctcttttcttttagaaaatttaTAGATTTATCGAACTACAGTGACATAATTTTTGACCTACTTTAGGTCAATCAACCAGATcatggttgatatggacatggCCCAacatttgattttgggtttCGGGACATGCATCTTAACAAATTTTCTCCCTCACCTTTCTTTcaagaactttttttttcttatagaaAAAATCCAATCTAGCATTTCAAATTTATTGGTGACAAATTAGAATGATGGACGAAAAACCAAtgtcatttttcaaattaacctaacaAATATACTAGCCCCTATTATATTATCGTACGTCAATATTATATTGACTATATgttcaacattttaaaatatttctacttcaaaagtaattttgaaagGTTGATAATATTGTAACTctgaaataattataatattttttttaatggaggACATAactcaaaaatatatatttttttaatagtccCTTGATCTATTATCAATCTAATCAGTTTaatgattaaaataaaaaaatatatattttaatatgatctaAAATCTACTAGTCATATAATATCTAAAGAATATAAATaaccttattaaaaaaaaaattaatacaacaaTTATAGTATTACTGttgagttatattaatttagtagACACAAAACTACATattataaaacattttttttatttcagaaAATTTATGATTTCATTACAAACAATTGTTCTTTTCTTCTgcctatttatttaatttatttattaaagaaaaaaaaaaaaaggttaatggTTCATGTTTGTAAGAGTTGTAAAATTGTTAGGTCGTACAAAATTTGGGTGCATCTGCAGGTACTTTTACCATAATGCCCAAACAACTAAGCAGTGAACTCGGCGTGCAACCAAGCCGATCAATCCCCAACTCTGGCCTTCAGCGAAATCAGAGAactctcttctttcctttttggAAAATTGGGACAGTTGAGAGAATTTCTCCCTTAATCGAGGCCTTCAACAATTTTGAATCTTCGTCATCGAAGGTCCGAAGGCTTCTGAATCTTCCGGGCGTTAGATAAAACCACAAGGTTCCCTCAGCAGAAAAGAAATGGCTATCTTGTATGCCGTTGTGGCACGAGGTACGGTGATTTTGGCGGAGTTTAGTGCTGTCACCGGCAACACTGGCGCCGTCGCGCGGCGGATCCTTGAGAAGTTGCCGAATGAAGCTGACTCTAGGCTCTGCTTCTCTCAGGAACGCTACATCTTTCACATTCTGAGATCCGATGGCTTGACCTTCCTCTGTATGGCCAACGACACATTCGGCAGTATGTGTTTTCTCCTTCTTATGTTATTGATTTCTGCCTTTGCATTGATTGAGAATTGTTCTGCTCATCCATGGCCTTTCAGTTTACAGTGATATCGGAAGTCGCGCCAATAGCTTTATCTGTAGAAAGTGGAATACTTGGCTTAATTAATTGTTATCAActtcaattaattctaaatttatGAAAGAAAGGGGAAGGTTATTGATTTCTTAATTTTGGGAacttatatgaatgagattgtCAGACTATCAAGAGCGTAGGATTTTTCGTTTTTAAAGCTTCTCGAAGCTCGTTATATTGAGAGAGGGGAACCGAATAACGACGACGGTATACTTTTGTGGGTACATCGAAAATGAGGATTTTGTGTTGTTTATTATTCCCGTTTGCCCCTCTAGGCCTGAAAATAATCATCATGCGAGCAATTGATCCCACTTATGATTATTTTTATGCCCAAATAATTCTGAAGTAACTTCTTTAACTATCAGTTATCAGTTGCTTTATCGATTTAGATCTCCAACTTGTTGCTGTCTGTTAGATTTCATTTCAGGTTTTAAGACCATTGGTCTTTATCTTTTCTGGTTTTGAAGTTATTGGTTTATTGTTTCAGGGAGGATTCCTTTTTCTTACTTGGAGGATATCCATATGCGGTTCATGAAAAATTATGGTCGAGTGGCCCATTATGCCCCTGCCTATGCAATGAATGATGAATTTTCAAGAGTCTTACATCAACAAATGGAATTTTTTTCCAGCAATCCCAGTGCTGATACGCTCAACCGTGTTAGAGGTGAAGTAAATGAGGCAAGTATATAGTTTTTTTATCCTGCACAGACGCAACTTCAAGGCATACCACCAATTTATTCAACATCCCATTGGTTCTTCTAGTGGACGTTGGGCGGAGTCTTAGACTTTATCTTGTATAAGTCTACTAACACAGCATACTTTAGGGCCTATTTAGAATGACCTTTTAAGTgcttaaaaatgtttttctaaggGCAAAATAGTGCTTTTAAGCACTTAGAATGT from Benincasa hispida cultivar B227 chromosome 10, ASM972705v1, whole genome shotgun sequence carries:
- the LOC120087769 gene encoding vesicle-associated membrane protein 714, producing the protein MAILYAVVARGTVILAEFSAVTGNTGAVARRILEKLPNEADSRLCFSQERYIFHILRSDGLTFLCMANDTFGRRIPFSYLEDIHMRFMKNYGRVAHYAPAYAMNDEFSRVLHQQMEFFSSNPSADTLNRVRGEVNEVRTIMVDNIEKILERGDRIELLVDKTATMQDGAFHFKKQSKRLRRALWMKNAKLLALMTCLIVVLLYAIVAAFCGGVALSSCRS